A single window of Thalassoroseus pseudoceratinae DNA harbors:
- a CDS encoding AAA family ATPase — protein MLEASIALLSPEEVEQAQQTLLRLVDGLEQVILGQRELLELVVICLLAQGHMLLEGLPGLGKTELIKTLSALLGLDFRRVQFTPDLLPSDIIGAPILEDGDGHRRFVFHRGPIFANLLLADEINRATPKTQAALLEAMQERRVTVMGESHPLPVPFFVLATQNPIELEGTYPLPEAQLDRFTFKLDVHGVSSDTLEEIINTRRHGRPPKVDVVLAHEDFTHLFDQVDQIHLPRAVASFIARLVSATNPANETAPEEVRRFVRFGASPRAAIALAGTSRAAALLAGKPNVGFDEVRRVAKSVLSHRLILDYSARLEGWTPSRVVELLLDAVPEVARELPADVRTNDSAGSR, from the coding sequence ATGCTGGAAGCCTCGATTGCGTTGCTCTCACCCGAGGAGGTCGAGCAGGCTCAGCAGACGCTGCTCCGATTGGTCGATGGATTGGAGCAGGTGATTCTCGGGCAGCGCGAGTTGCTTGAATTGGTCGTGATCTGTTTGCTCGCCCAGGGGCATATGCTCTTGGAAGGTTTGCCGGGACTTGGCAAAACGGAATTGATCAAAACGCTTTCAGCACTTCTTGGCTTAGATTTTCGTCGTGTCCAGTTCACACCGGACTTGCTGCCCAGTGATATTATCGGTGCACCGATTTTGGAAGACGGTGATGGACACAGAAGGTTTGTCTTTCATCGTGGGCCGATTTTTGCCAATTTGCTGTTGGCCGACGAAATCAACCGAGCCACTCCCAAGACGCAAGCCGCCCTGCTCGAAGCCATGCAGGAACGTCGTGTGACAGTGATGGGCGAATCGCATCCTTTGCCGGTGCCGTTCTTCGTGCTCGCCACGCAAAACCCGATCGAGTTGGAAGGCACGTATCCGTTGCCAGAGGCTCAACTCGACCGTTTCACATTCAAGCTGGATGTGCACGGTGTCTCCAGCGATACGTTGGAAGAAATCATCAACACACGTCGACACGGTCGGCCACCGAAGGTTGATGTGGTGTTGGCTCACGAAGATTTCACGCACTTGTTCGATCAGGTCGATCAGATTCATTTGCCGCGAGCCGTTGCCAGTTTTATTGCCCGATTGGTGTCGGCGACGAACCCGGCGAACGAAACCGCACCGGAGGAAGTCCGGCGGTTTGTGCGGTTCGGTGCGTCGCCACGGGCCGCGATTGCATTGGCAGGGACTTCGCGTGCGGCGGCACTTCTGGCGGGCAAACCGAACGTCGGATTCGATGAAGTCCGCCGGGTTGCCAAGAGCGTGCTGAGTCATCGACTCATTTTGGATTACAGTGCTCGACTCGAAGGTTGGACACCGTCGCGAGTTGTCGAACTGTTGTTAGATGCCGTACCGGAAGTGGCGCGGGAATTACCCGCCGACGTTCGTACGAACGATTCGGCGGGCTCACGATAG
- the rsgA gene encoding ribosome small subunit-dependent GTPase A encodes MSKRKDRKGEKRRVQFRKNREKKTRRNDLTRDALKAADNEAGVDDLAAEERLSGKGDLTRHRTVIGVVEDENGHLIREIDESQCLDGRVITAVGLNSIVQSDDGTQYECTVRRVVRTISRDARNAVTTGDRVKFQPTGQTLPSGMEQGVIERVEPRHGVLSRESGNREHVIIANIDTAVIVASAADPPLKPNLIDRFLVSAEKGGVSAIICINKADLADPVELQPTVGLYASLGYDVVLTSAETGMGVSRLQGLLAGKQSVFTGQSGVGKSSLLNRVEPSWELQTGAVSGWSQKGTHTTRRATLLELKSGGWVADTPGIRQFDLWDVAKEEVEAYFIEFRPFVTRCHFPDCTHTHENRCGIKLGVQEQLISSSRYESYLRIFQGDD; translated from the coding sequence GTGAGCAAACGCAAGGACCGCAAGGGGGAAAAGCGGCGGGTTCAGTTTCGCAAGAATCGTGAAAAGAAAACCCGCCGAAACGATCTGACACGCGATGCGCTAAAAGCCGCCGACAACGAAGCGGGAGTTGACGACCTCGCTGCCGAGGAACGCCTAAGCGGCAAAGGTGACCTCACCAGACATCGCACGGTCATTGGGGTGGTCGAGGATGAAAACGGCCACCTGATTCGCGAAATCGACGAGTCCCAATGTCTTGATGGACGGGTCATCACCGCCGTTGGTCTGAACTCCATCGTCCAGTCGGATGATGGCACGCAGTATGAATGTACCGTGCGGCGTGTCGTACGAACCATCTCCCGCGATGCTCGCAACGCCGTCACGACTGGCGACCGTGTGAAATTCCAACCGACCGGGCAAACTCTGCCGAGCGGCATGGAACAAGGCGTGATTGAGCGGGTGGAACCGCGACACGGCGTACTCTCCCGCGAAAGCGGCAATCGTGAACACGTCATCATCGCCAACATCGACACCGCTGTCATCGTCGCCTCTGCCGCCGATCCGCCACTGAAACCGAATTTGATCGATCGGTTTCTCGTCTCGGCAGAGAAGGGGGGAGTCTCGGCGATTATTTGCATCAACAAAGCCGACCTCGCCGATCCGGTCGAGTTGCAACCGACAGTCGGGCTTTACGCCAGTTTGGGGTATGATGTCGTCCTCACGAGTGCGGAAACCGGCATGGGCGTTTCGCGACTGCAAGGGTTGCTCGCGGGCAAACAAAGTGTGTTTACCGGGCAAAGTGGTGTCGGCAAGAGTTCGCTGCTTAATCGTGTTGAGCCCAGTTGGGAACTGCAAACGGGAGCCGTCAGCGGTTGGTCGCAAAAAGGCACTCACACGACGCGACGGGCCACTCTTCTGGAGTTGAAATCCGGCGGTTGGGTCGCAGACACTCCCGGCATTCGTCAGTTCGATTTGTGGGATGTCGCGAAGGAAGAGGTGGAAGCCTACTTCATCGAATTCCGCCCATTCGTGACCCGGTGCCATTTCCCCGATTGCACACACACGCACGAAAACCGTTGCGGAATCAAACTCGGGGTGCAAGAACAATTGATCTCGTCTAGCCGCTACGAAAGCTATCTCCGCATTTTCCAAGGCGACGATTGA
- a CDS encoding flagellin N-terminal helical domain-containing protein, giving the protein MSRINTNVASLRGLRNYNKANKMLDTSLTRLSTGLQINSGKDNPSGLIASETLRLQVTSIEQSIKNSNRANNVIATADGALGEIGGLLNQIRGLVQEGLNDGALSQAEKEANQLQIDTALSAINRISSNTSFAGDRLLDGSKAFNTSISTADSAKLSDFKINEAVLGTNESIEIDATVTSQAEKAQLAYFGGGLTERSTIEVGGANGNELLFLGDSASVDDIAAAINGVSDSTGVNAAVKNALQLGSEEGVAAELSAAIGSATAASFSFNAIEGTASSLDFEAVTEAAAQQTVVIGAAAQATSNSIATAGTGNGAITVAAVAGEAADGIAGNDISIVFTDAGAGNPLSASFDTDSREIRIALDTDTPANNTAAAIETAIEAINIDGGGTDFAVTVDNAGTFSFADDGGTSVELDSLTAGADNILTVDANTDGAAGNNIQVTFTAGATSAVSVSGAGTEDDPTVIAFTVAAADDVDDLQALLAAGATQDAVDANNLITLSATDETIAGFDLPSGNVALEGGLDTSEVTFTANDVGTAGDDLTVTVTSGATENSVSVSGSDVTFNLRSDATVADLVSLLDDPQTADEVAAAELLSISYSGSGLIPTDTIANTQAQTNLAGGVDTETVTFTADTAGVDGNDLALNVSTGAASTSVSVDGDTINISLATGATIDDLATLLDSPSTTGETAAAALIDISYSGSNASSAVANTATSEALTGGAEAASIDITAKANGDAGNNIQVQFQAAALADADPSVAITGAGTESDPTVITFTLGTDSDGAVDSTIADIQALLTNGADGSAAATANDLIDIAPADGTATSTVISATTLNTAESLANGTDSTTTLTVIDNRADGSTGTISVEFAVGTGDEISATVGAADEDGNQTITFNLVDDTTGAVTSTVDDLKALIAEDETLRDLVSIDGTAGGTLFSQSATELQGGENAAVVLSSENYGSSESVSLNVLGGSFDTVDTTGAVSSRDTGLDIGVTINGQNASSSGLDATIRTSTLDATISFEAASNQVDETTSISVTGGGSLFQIGQEVNPSGQIGIGLEAVNTARLGGITGKLFELGTGNGKSLLDVGSGGISGQDLVDIIDQSLDRVTTLRGRLGALQKNVIETNISTLGVALENISEARSQITDTDFAIETAAMTKAQILQQSGISVLSIANQAPQQVLSLLG; this is encoded by the coding sequence ATGTCACGAATTAATACAAACGTCGCTTCACTCCGCGGGCTGCGGAACTACAACAAAGCCAACAAAATGCTCGACACCTCGCTGACGCGGTTGTCGACCGGTTTGCAGATCAACTCGGGGAAAGACAACCCGTCCGGTTTGATCGCCAGTGAAACCCTGCGATTGCAGGTGACCTCGATCGAGCAATCGATCAAGAACAGCAACCGCGCCAACAACGTGATCGCCACCGCCGACGGGGCTTTGGGCGAAATCGGCGGATTGCTCAACCAGATTCGTGGGCTGGTTCAAGAAGGCTTGAACGACGGGGCGTTGTCCCAAGCCGAGAAAGAAGCGAACCAACTCCAGATCGATACGGCTTTGTCCGCGATCAACCGAATTTCATCGAACACATCATTCGCCGGCGACCGATTGCTCGACGGTAGTAAAGCATTCAACACGTCGATCTCCACCGCCGACTCAGCGAAACTCTCGGACTTCAAAATCAACGAAGCCGTTCTGGGAACGAACGAGTCCATCGAGATTGATGCCACCGTGACCAGCCAGGCCGAAAAAGCCCAGTTGGCATATTTTGGTGGCGGATTGACTGAACGGTCCACCATCGAAGTCGGTGGAGCGAACGGCAACGAACTGCTGTTCCTTGGTGACTCCGCTTCCGTCGATGACATTGCCGCCGCGATCAACGGCGTGAGCGATTCAACCGGTGTGAACGCCGCCGTCAAGAATGCGTTGCAACTCGGAAGCGAAGAAGGCGTAGCCGCGGAACTGTCCGCCGCGATCGGTTCCGCAACGGCTGCGAGCTTCAGCTTCAACGCGATCGAAGGTACGGCGAGTTCGTTGGACTTCGAAGCCGTCACGGAAGCTGCGGCTCAACAGACCGTCGTCATCGGTGCTGCAGCACAAGCGACCTCGAACTCCATCGCGACGGCTGGTACCGGCAATGGTGCCATTACGGTCGCCGCCGTGGCTGGTGAGGCAGCCGATGGAATCGCCGGTAACGACATCAGCATCGTCTTTACCGACGCAGGTGCCGGGAACCCGCTAAGCGCATCCTTCGACACCGACAGTCGCGAAATTCGGATTGCTCTCGATACCGATACCCCCGCGAACAATACGGCCGCAGCGATCGAAACCGCTATCGAAGCCATCAACATTGACGGCGGCGGAACCGATTTCGCGGTGACCGTCGATAACGCCGGGACGTTTTCGTTCGCCGACGACGGCGGAACCTCAGTTGAGTTGGACAGCCTCACCGCTGGTGCGGATAACATTTTGACAGTTGACGCCAACACCGATGGTGCTGCCGGCAACAATATCCAAGTCACGTTCACTGCCGGTGCAACGTCCGCTGTCAGCGTAAGCGGTGCTGGAACCGAAGACGACCCAACGGTCATCGCTTTCACGGTTGCGGCCGCCGATGACGTCGACGACTTGCAAGCTTTGTTGGCCGCTGGGGCGACTCAAGACGCTGTGGATGCCAATAACTTGATTACCCTCTCCGCCACCGACGAAACGATTGCCGGTTTCGATTTGCCGTCCGGTAACGTCGCGCTCGAAGGTGGCTTGGATACGTCAGAAGTGACCTTCACCGCCAACGACGTCGGAACGGCCGGCGACGATTTGACCGTCACCGTCACCAGCGGTGCGACTGAAAACTCGGTTTCGGTTTCCGGTTCGGACGTGACCTTCAACTTGCGAAGCGACGCCACTGTCGCTGACTTGGTCAGTCTACTCGACGATCCCCAAACTGCCGACGAAGTTGCCGCCGCGGAATTGCTCAGCATTTCCTACAGTGGTAGTGGTTTGATTCCAACAGACACCATCGCCAATACCCAAGCCCAAACGAACTTGGCAGGCGGCGTGGACACCGAAACGGTGACCTTCACCGCTGATACCGCTGGGGTAGACGGGAACGATCTCGCCCTGAATGTCAGCACCGGAGCGGCTTCCACAAGCGTCTCGGTTGATGGTGACACCATCAACATCAGTCTCGCGACGGGTGCAACGATCGACGACTTGGCGACTCTGCTCGACAGCCCTTCGACCACCGGTGAAACCGCAGCTGCCGCGTTGATCGATATCAGCTACTCGGGAAGCAATGCCAGTTCCGCAGTGGCCAACACCGCGACCAGCGAAGCCCTCACCGGCGGAGCGGAAGCGGCTTCGATCGACATCACCGCAAAAGCCAACGGCGATGCCGGCAACAATATCCAAGTGCAATTCCAAGCCGCCGCCTTGGCCGATGCCGACCCATCCGTCGCCATCACCGGTGCGGGCACGGAATCTGACCCGACGGTCATTACCTTCACCTTGGGAACGGACAGCGACGGTGCGGTCGACTCGACCATCGCCGACATCCAAGCCCTGTTGACCAACGGAGCGGACGGCAGTGCTGCTGCCACGGCTAACGACTTGATCGACATCGCACCGGCTGACGGCACCGCCACCAGCACCGTGATTTCGGCCACCACGTTGAACACGGCCGAGTCACTCGCAAACGGAACGGATTCGACCACCACGTTGACAGTGATCGACAACCGAGCCGACGGCTCGACGGGAACGATCAGCGTCGAATTCGCGGTTGGCACCGGTGACGAAATCAGCGCTACGGTGGGTGCAGCCGACGAGGATGGTAATCAAACCATCACTTTCAATCTCGTCGACGACACGACTGGTGCAGTCACGAGCACCGTGGACGACCTGAAAGCCTTGATCGCGGAAGACGAAACGCTCCGTGACCTTGTTTCGATCGACGGGACCGCCGGCGGAACATTGTTCTCGCAATCTGCGACGGAACTCCAAGGTGGCGAAAACGCCGCTGTGGTGCTCTCCAGTGAAAACTACGGTAGCAGCGAGAGCGTTTCGCTGAACGTGCTCGGTGGATCGTTCGACACGGTCGACACGACGGGTGCGGTTTCCAGTCGGGATACCGGTTTGGATATCGGCGTGACGATCAACGGTCAAAACGCATCTTCAAGCGGCTTGGATGCCACCATCCGAACCAGCACGCTCGACGCGACGATTTCCTTCGAAGCGGCTAGCAACCAGGTCGATGAAACGACCAGCATCAGCGTGACCGGCGGCGGAAGCTTGTTCCAAATCGGCCAGGAAGTGAACCCGTCTGGTCAAATCGGGATTGGCTTGGAAGCCGTCAACACCGCTCGACTCGGTGGTATCACCGGGAAGCTGTTCGAACTCGGTACTGGCAACGGCAAGAGCCTCCTCGATGTGGGCTCGGGCGGGATTTCCGGTCAAGACTTGGTCGACATCATCGACCAATCACTCGATCGTGTGACCACGCTTCGTGGTCGACTCGGGGCGTTGCAGAAGAACGTGATCGAGACCAACATCTCGACACTCGGTGTGGCTTTGGAGAACATTTCCGAAGCTCGTAGCCAAATCACCGATACCGACTTTGCCATCGAAACCGCCGCGATGACGAAAGCTCAGATTCTGCAACAATCGGGCATCTCGGTGTTGTCGATCGCCAACCAGGCACCGCAGCAAGTCCTCAGTTTGTTGGGATAA
- a CDS encoding carbon starvation CstA family protein — MTTLLIVLGAIVAYLIAYHTYGRWLARKIFQLDSDANVPSVALNDDCDYVPTSKGIVFGHHFTSIAGTGPIVGPAIAIMWGWVPALVWVLVGSIFFGAVHDFGSLIISMRNRGQTVGDIAGRLLNPRVRILFLLILLFSLWIVLAIFGLVIASVFRMFPASILPVFLQIPVAVAIGVWLHRKGANLLIPSLLALAVMYLTVWLGAGCPGIAGDGGALGAAIQSINSTLASWPLYVWTGILLTYCYIASVLPVWMLLQPRDYINSLQLISSLGLVVIAVVVTGLIGVDGQAITMVAPAVELSPTNAPPIMPVLFITIACGAISGFHCLVSSGTSSKQVRNEKDAQFVGYGSMLTEGFLATIVILAVAAGIGLGWPGEEKFAGQTGTALWSSVYGDWAKVGLQEKIGAFVVGSANFLGGIGINHSMGVAIMGVLVASFAATTLDTATRLQRYVVQELAGAVGEAAPMLNPAVRPFQNPHGATMFAVLTAFALALLAKPGVTWSWSVAGTGGLILWPLFGATNQLLAGLAFLVISFWLWRRGKSLWFAVLPAIFMLVMPAWAMIDRITVWLTPGQERPLLAGIAIVTLALEAWMIVEAVLMWPKTKGVLEKTLPPLPQPASTTQAQPQA, encoded by the coding sequence ATGACGACATTGTTGATCGTGCTCGGTGCCATTGTCGCCTATCTGATCGCGTACCACACTTACGGTCGCTGGTTGGCCCGGAAGATCTTTCAACTTGATTCCGATGCCAACGTTCCCAGCGTGGCCCTCAACGACGATTGCGACTACGTGCCCACGTCCAAGGGAATCGTGTTCGGCCACCACTTCACCAGCATCGCGGGAACCGGACCGATCGTGGGACCAGCGATTGCAATTATGTGGGGATGGGTGCCGGCGTTGGTCTGGGTTTTGGTCGGGTCGATTTTCTTCGGAGCCGTTCACGACTTCGGTTCGTTGATCATCAGCATGCGAAACCGCGGGCAAACCGTGGGTGATATCGCGGGGCGATTGCTCAATCCACGAGTGCGGATTCTGTTCTTGCTGATTCTGCTGTTCTCGCTGTGGATCGTGCTGGCGATTTTTGGTTTGGTGATTGCGTCAGTCTTCCGAATGTTCCCCGCGTCGATTCTGCCGGTGTTCTTGCAGATTCCGGTGGCGGTGGCCATTGGCGTTTGGTTGCATCGCAAAGGTGCGAACTTGCTGATTCCGTCGCTGTTGGCGTTGGCAGTGATGTATTTGACGGTTTGGCTCGGAGCGGGATGCCCGGGAATCGCCGGTGACGGTGGTGCTCTCGGGGCGGCCATTCAAAGCATCAATAGCACACTCGCCTCTTGGCCATTGTACGTGTGGACCGGAATTCTGCTCACGTATTGTTACATTGCCAGCGTGCTTCCCGTGTGGATGCTGCTGCAACCCCGCGATTACATCAACAGCTTGCAATTGATTTCGAGCTTGGGTTTGGTCGTGATTGCTGTCGTCGTGACCGGTCTGATTGGTGTCGATGGTCAAGCCATCACAATGGTAGCTCCGGCGGTGGAACTCAGCCCGACGAATGCTCCACCAATCATGCCCGTGTTATTCATCACTATTGCCTGTGGAGCGATTAGCGGGTTTCATTGCCTGGTCTCCAGTGGGACATCGAGCAAACAGGTTCGCAACGAGAAAGACGCTCAGTTCGTCGGTTATGGTTCAATGCTCACCGAAGGTTTCTTGGCCACCATCGTGATCTTGGCGGTCGCGGCGGGGATTGGTCTTGGATGGCCCGGTGAAGAGAAGTTCGCCGGACAAACGGGGACCGCTTTGTGGTCGAGTGTCTATGGTGACTGGGCGAAAGTCGGTCTTCAGGAAAAAATCGGCGCGTTCGTGGTGGGCAGTGCGAACTTCCTGGGTGGCATCGGTATCAATCATTCGATGGGCGTTGCGATCATGGGAGTGTTGGTGGCATCGTTCGCCGCAACAACGCTCGATACCGCGACTCGTTTGCAACGGTACGTCGTTCAAGAACTTGCCGGAGCTGTTGGCGAGGCTGCTCCGATGCTCAATCCGGCGGTGCGACCATTTCAGAATCCGCATGGGGCGACAATGTTCGCAGTCCTCACGGCGTTTGCATTGGCTTTACTTGCAAAACCAGGGGTAACATGGTCGTGGTCGGTCGCGGGGACTGGCGGTTTGATTCTCTGGCCATTGTTTGGTGCCACCAACCAACTGCTCGCCGGTTTGGCGTTCTTGGTGATCTCCTTCTGGCTTTGGCGTCGTGGAAAATCGCTGTGGTTTGCGGTTCTTCCGGCGATCTTCATGCTCGTGATGCCCGCCTGGGCCATGATTGACCGAATCACGGTTTGGCTCACACCGGGGCAGGAACGTCCCTTGCTTGCTGGCATTGCGATTGTCACTTTGGCTCTTGAAGCCTGGATGATCGTCGAAGCCGTCCTGATGTGGCCGAAAACCAAAGGCGTGTTGGAGAAAACATTGCCACCGCTTCCGCAACCCGCGTCGACAACACAAGCCCAGCCACAAGCGTAA
- the csrA gene encoding carbon storage regulator CsrA: MLVLSRQRDESIIIGDNIVITIVDIRGDKVRLGIQAPVEIPVHRQEVYDAIQRDGGAKRPGRKNSSTSSEDHPE, encoded by the coding sequence ATGTTGGTTCTATCGAGACAGCGCGACGAGAGTATCATCATCGGGGACAATATCGTCATCACGATTGTCGATATCCGCGGCGACAAAGTCCGACTGGGCATTCAAGCCCCGGTCGAAATCCCCGTGCACCGCCAAGAAGTTTATGACGCCATCCAGCGAGATGGCGGTGCCAAGCGACCTGGCCGAAAAAATTCGTCCACGTCCAGCGAAGATCATCCGGAGTAA
- a CDS encoding YqaE/Pmp3 family membrane protein, with the protein MTTLQATSGDIVRVLFAILLPPVGVFLQVGLGLHFWLSIVLTLLGFIPGIIHALWIILTR; encoded by the coding sequence ATGACCACTCTCCAAGCCACCAGCGGAGACATCGTTCGCGTTCTGTTTGCCATCTTGTTACCGCCCGTCGGTGTATTTCTGCAGGTCGGGCTGGGTCTACATTTCTGGCTGAGTATTGTCCTCACGCTTCTCGGATTTATCCCCGGCATCATTCATGCCTTGTGGATCATCCTGACGCGATAG
- a CDS encoding DUF2188 domain-containing protein has translation MSANLHIVTHEDGWAVKEEGKSDAVSTHSTQKEAVEQAVSSANGDANIVIHGRDGRIRDVKSPDNGNGNVRSQSAARTVATGVSSLGTRIRWGAVLAGFFVTVAASITLTVLGFALSLCLANVFGADGLRTFVGAWVSITTLASLFVGGLTISQLTVGESDYLEPSIYGVILWALTIVMLPLLPMSAVNMGFGSVATTNNSPGIELDDAALSEAGLNDEQAETVQKMVSQSDSPSTWITGNATEIAWLTFAALVLSLGAAIFGSITGAGLSEDFHDRRVAAA, from the coding sequence GTGTCCGCCAACCTACACATCGTGACTCATGAAGACGGATGGGCTGTCAAAGAGGAGGGCAAATCCGACGCCGTTTCGACGCACTCGACTCAGAAGGAAGCGGTTGAACAAGCGGTTTCGAGTGCAAACGGTGATGCCAACATTGTGATTCACGGCCGCGATGGCCGAATTCGAGACGTTAAGTCGCCCGACAACGGAAATGGAAACGTACGGTCTCAGTCTGCAGCACGAACGGTGGCCACGGGTGTGTCTTCGTTAGGAACACGAATCCGTTGGGGGGCGGTCCTTGCCGGATTCTTCGTCACCGTGGCAGCGAGTATTACCCTGACCGTTCTCGGGTTCGCGTTGTCGTTGTGTTTGGCCAACGTGTTCGGAGCGGATGGCTTGCGAACGTTCGTTGGGGCTTGGGTTTCGATCACCACGCTCGCCTCGCTGTTTGTCGGCGGGTTGACGATTTCTCAATTGACGGTGGGAGAATCGGACTATCTCGAACCCAGTATTTACGGTGTCATACTCTGGGCGTTGACCATTGTCATGCTGCCGCTATTGCCGATGTCGGCGGTCAATATGGGTTTCGGGTCAGTTGCGACCACAAACAACTCGCCTGGAATCGAATTGGATGACGCCGCCCTATCCGAAGCGGGATTGAACGACGAACAAGCGGAAACCGTGCAAAAAATGGTGAGCCAATCGGACTCGCCTAGCACTTGGATCACGGGCAATGCCACCGAAATCGCCTGGCTGACATTCGCGGCCTTGGTCCTGTCACTTGGTGCGGCCATCTTCGGTTCGATTACCGGAGCCGGACTTTCCGAAGACTTCCACGACCGCCGAGTCGCCGCTGCGTAA
- a CDS encoding SlyX family protein has product MSSSNSPAVNERLMELESALMLVQRDFDELNSVVLAQRAELDRQRTVIAELQQVLQRAMPEGDETTDETVDQMLILEIPPNHRH; this is encoded by the coding sequence ATGAGTTCGTCCAATTCGCCTGCTGTGAATGAACGATTGATGGAGTTGGAGTCAGCACTGATGTTGGTGCAGCGAGACTTCGATGAGTTGAATTCCGTCGTGCTTGCACAACGGGCGGAGTTGGATCGGCAACGTACGGTGATTGCGGAGTTGCAGCAGGTATTGCAGCGAGCGATGCCAGAAGGCGACGAAACGACGGACGAAACCGTTGATCAGATGCTGATCCTTGAGATTCCTCCCAATCATAGACACTGA
- a CDS encoding FHA domain-containing protein, translating into MTQKLGELIPCGGGNPIPLLKTTLLIGRRNHCDITLQFPNVSSQHCELTFENGYWKIRDLGSANGIKVNNNRCESKWLQPGDIVTVAKHRYEIQYEASGPAPVEASGEVMSMSLLEKAGIEKPLRRPKQRKSDREIDSKKTLESREKKPVEYDYDSGEDEALKWLMDD; encoded by the coding sequence ATGACACAAAAACTTGGCGAACTCATCCCGTGCGGCGGGGGAAATCCGATACCGCTGTTGAAAACAACACTCCTCATCGGGCGGCGGAATCATTGCGACATCACGCTGCAATTTCCGAATGTCTCCTCGCAACACTGCGAACTGACGTTCGAAAATGGGTACTGGAAAATCCGCGATCTTGGAAGTGCAAACGGTATCAAAGTCAACAACAACCGTTGCGAATCCAAATGGTTGCAACCAGGTGATATTGTCACCGTTGCGAAACATCGCTATGAGATTCAATACGAGGCCAGCGGGCCAGCACCGGTTGAGGCCTCCGGCGAAGTCATGTCGATGAGTCTGCTGGAAAAAGCCGGCATCGAGAAACCGCTTCGACGCCCCAAACAGCGGAAATCCGATCGGGAGATCGACAGCAAGAAGACTCTCGAATCGCGAGAAAAGAAGCCCGTCGAATACGATTACGATTCCGGCGAAGACGAAGCCCTAAAATGGTTAATGGATGATTGA